In Pseudodesulfovibrio sp. JC047, the genomic window GATGGCCTCGACTCGGGCGGTCCGTTTCAAGGCTGTTGCTCAAATTCTTGATGGAGATACTGTGGACCGGGAAACCGTGTTCTTGTTGGCCCGGGCGTTGGAGTCTCTGGAGGGGGTGCCGGAAACGGACGGCAAGAAGGTGCTGTCTCTTGATGGTTCTCGAACCATCGCTTTAGACATGGACTACGAGATGAATGAACTTCGGAAGGATATCTTCTACCTGGAAGAGGGCGAAACAACCTTTCTGGAGCTTCTGGACGACTATCATCCCGGTTTTGAAGCAGCGGTACGGGCCGGACACGATCTGCTGGACGGGGTGAAATTCAACAGCTTCATCACGGACCGGGATGGCACGATCAACAATTACTGCGCCCGGTACCTGACGTCCATCCAGTCCATTTACAACGCGGTTTTCCTGACGCGTTTTGCGCAGGGAGCGGTTCGTAAACCCGTCATCTTGACGTCCGCGCCGCTGGATGGCCTGATGACGATCAGCGTGAATCCGGAAAACGAAATGTATTATGCGGCGTCCAAGGGGCGTGAATGTCTGGATTTGGAAAAGCGCATCCGTCGTTTACCAATTTCTGCGGAAAAACAGGCGGCCATGGATCGGCTCAATGCGAGGTTGACGGCCCTGACCAGTCGGCCCGAATACGAGAAATTCACTTTTATCGGGTCCGGTCTTCAATTCAAATTCGGGCAGTCCACCATCGCCCGGCAGGATATCGGGCGGTCCATTGATCCTGATGAATCAACGGCGTTGCTCGCGACGCTTGAGACTTTGGTCACGGAATTGGACCCGGATGCACGCCACTTCCGTATTGAGGATACCGGGTTGGATGTGGAGATCATCTTGACCGTTGCGACATCCGACAGTGGGTTGAAGGATTTTGACAAGGGTGACGGGGTTCGGTTCCTGAATACCGAACTCGATCTGGACATGGCTCGGGGACCGCATCTGATTTGCGGCGATACTGGGTCGGATGTGCCGATGCTCGAAGTGGCCCTGGAACTGACGCCAGATGTTCGGGCCATTTATGTGACCCGGGATGATGGGCTGGCAAAGCGGGTGACCGACCTGACCGATCACGCGTTGATCGTGCCTGAGCCGGATATGTTGGTGACGATTTTGGGGACGTTGAATACTACTATGCGTTAAGAAAACTCAGCTTTGAAGGAGCGATTTGTGTCTGCTATCACTCTTAAAGGTGTCGTGTTTGATTTGGATGGAGTTATCACCAGAACCGCACGGGTTCATGGCGAGGCATGGGAGACCGCATTCAACGAGTTTTTGAAACACCATGCGGAAGAAACAAATATCCCCTTCGAACCGTTCGATCGAACTGGTGATTATCACAATTATGTTGATGGAAAACCCCGATTCGAAGGGGTGATGAGTTTTCTCAAATCGAGGAATATCCGCATCGCACCGGGCGATCCCGAAGACCCTCCGAGTTTGGATTCGGTGTGCGGCATCGGCAATCGAAAGAATGAATTGTTTCAAAGCATTCTTCAGGAAGAAGGCCCTGAGGTCTTTCAGTCGTCTGTTGATTTGATCGGAGAACTCAAGCAGCAGGGCATTCGGGTGGGACTTGCCACCTCCAGCCGCAATGGACAATTGGTTCTTGAATTGGCTGGTTTGGAAGGTGTTTTCGAGACCATTGTGGACGGTATTGTTTCTGCGGAAATGGAATTGAAAGGAAAGCCGGAGCCGGATATTTTTGTCACGGCAGCCAAAAATATGGGATTGCATCCTGGCGAGTGCGTGGTGGTCGAAGATGCTATTTCAGGCGTTCAGGCCGGATGCGCAGGCAATTTTGGCATGACGCTTGGTGTGGCGCGGAACGTTCAGGGTGAAATGCTTAAACGGTTTGGCGCGGATTGGGTGGTTTCCGATCTTGGCGAGATCACGGTAGACGACCTGATGGAGTGGTTTGAAAGCGGGATGGCCACGGATGAGTGGTATCTCAGCTACAACGGGTTTGATCCGGGCGACGAGAAATTGCGTGAGACCCTGACCACGGTAGGTAACGGCTATTTGGGCACGCGTGGTGCCTACGAGTGCGAATGCTCATCCTATTATTTTTATCCGGGAACCTACATATCAGGTGTGTTCAACAAGACGCCGAGCGAGGTGCAGGGGCGCGAAATTTGGAATAATGATTTTGTCAATTGTCCCAACTGGCTCCCGGTTTCCTTCAAGATCGGAGCCGGCGAGTTTGTCAGTCCGTTGTCCATGGAAATGTTGAGTTACTCCCATCGGTTGAATATGCGTGAAGGCGTGATGGAACGGCACTTGGTGGTCAAGGATCAGGTGGGCCGTATTTCACGGATTTCTTCCCGACGGGTCGCGTCCATGGCCGATCCGCATTTGTTGGCGTTAAAATTCGATTTTACCCCGTTGAACTATTCGGCCAAGGCCACGGTTCGATGTTCGTTGAACGGGAATGTCAAGAATGACGGTGTGGCCAGGTATTCGAGTCTGAACACCCTGCATCTGAATCGGGTCGCCGGGGGCAAGGCCGGGGACGGCATTTTCCTGCATACTGAAACATCCCACTCACGGTATCAAATCGTCATGGCCGCCAAATCCAAGGTCATGGAAGACGGTAAATTGTTGGATGTGCGTAAGGACATTCTTCAGGATCGTTCCAAAATATCCGAAGAAATGCAGATATATGTCCATGAAAATCACCGGTATTCATTGGAGAAATTCGTCTATGTCCGGACCTCGCTTGATCGGGAACCCGGCAATCTCAAGGAGATGTGCCTTGATGGTTTGAAGAGCGTGAAAACGTTCAAGGGCGTGTTCGGTCCTCATGCCAAGAGTTGGAAGGCCCTCTGGCAGAAGGCGGACATTCGAGTCACTGGGGATCGGTTTGTGCAACGGGTGCTTCGATTACACCTCTATCATCTTTTGGTCACGGCCAGCCCGCACAATGTGAATCGGGATGCCGGGATGCCGGCCAGAGGACTGCACGGTGAAGCGTATCGAGGACATATTTTCTGGGATGAAGTCTATATTCAGCCATTTTACGACACCAATTTCCCGGAGATTTCCAAGGCGTTGCTCATGTATCGGTACAACCGATTGGACGCTGCCCGTGAGTATGCTCGGGAAAACGGGTATATCGGGGCCATGTATCCATGGCAGACCGCAGACGATGGGTCCGAGGAAACGCAGGAAGTCCATTACAATCCCGAATCCAAGAAATGGGGACCGGATTTGTCCCGGCGGCAACGACATGTGTCCATTGCCGTGTTCGTCAATGCCTGGCGGTACGTGTACTGCACGGGTGATCGACGATTCCTCGCGGAGTATGGTGCGGAGATGATGCTTGATATCGCCCGGTTCTGGGGCGGCATCGCTTCCTATGAAGAAAGTACGGGTAAATATCATATCGACGGAATCATGGGACCTGATGAATTTCATGAAGCCTTGCCCGGCAACGATTCTCCGGGGGTCCGGGACAACGCCTATACCAATATCATGGTTGTGTGGCTGCTTGAGAAGTCCCTTGAGATATTGGAGACGTTGCCGCAAAAGACACGGGATACACTGGTTGGGAAAATCGGTTTGACCCCGGAAGAGATTGACAAATGGCGGGCCATGACCACGCAACTCAACGTCATTTTGACGGAAGATGGCATTATCAGTCAGTTCGACGGGTATATGGATTTGGATGAATTGGATTGGGACAGTTACCGCAAACGGTTTTATTCCATTCATCGGATGGACCGTATCCTGAAAGCGGAAGGGGATAACCCGGATCATTACAAGGTCGCCAAACAGGCCGATACCTTGATGACGTGGTACCTGCTTGAACCCGAAGAAGTGGTTCGTATCCTGCAACAACTCGGGCATTCCGTGGACGATCCCATGAAGCTGCTCAAAGACAATTACGATTTCTACGAGCAACGGACCAGCCATGGTTCCACCCTGTCGAAAGTGGTTCACGCGGTTATTTCTCGGTACATTTATTCAAGTGAAATATCTTGGGATTGGTTCATGGAAGCCATGGAAAGTGATATCCGGGATACCCAGGGAGGCACCACGATTGAAGGGGTGCATACCGGGGTCATGGCCGGGACATTGGAAGTGCTCAAACAGGACTTCGCCGGATTGAACATGTCGAGTTCTCCCATGCGGGTTGATCCAGATCTGCCCCCGCATTGGGGAGAAATGCGGTTCAGTTTCATTTGGCGATCAATCTGGTTTGATTTGGTGATCGAACCTGATCGGGTCAACATGACCGCCTACCACAAGGGCGACAAGGTTGTGCCTGTGGAAATTTTTGGCAAGCTGTATAAGCTCAAGCCCGGGATGACCGTGGAGGCCAGGCGGTCTGGCGAGTCCCGATAATTCTCTGGATACTGGTGTTTTGGAAGACCCCGGAAGCCCGCTGAAAAGCGGGTTTCCTGTATCTGGTGGGGCGTTTTGCGGTGTGCCGAGCGAATCCGCTTGCATCCGGGAAAGAAGAAAGGTAGTGAGTCCGGCGCCGAGAGTGTTTTCGGCAATTTTTTTTTTCAGGAGCGTCCATGTCAGTCAGTATCGGAATCGTTGGCCTGCCAAACGTTGGCAAATCTACCTTGTTTAATGCCTTGACCAAAGCGCAGAACGCGGAAAGCGCAAACTATGCGTTTTGTACCATTGAACCGAATAAGGCGGTTGTTCCGGTCCCGGACAGTCGTCTTGACGTTCTCGCAGATTTGGTGAACCCGGAAAGGGTCCAGAGTTCCACGGTGGATTTTGTGGATATCGCCGGTCTGGTGGCTGGCGCGAGCAAAGGCGAGGGCCTGGGTAATAAATTTCTTGGCAACATTCGGGAAACACAGGCCATTTTGCATGTCGTCCGATGCTTTGACAACGACGATGTCATTCATGTGGCTAATTCCGTCGATCCGCTTCGGGATATCGAAGTGATCGAAACCGAACTGATTTTGGCTGATGTGCAGGTGCTGGAAAATCGCCTTGAGCGGATGGAAAAGCAGCTCAAGGGAGACAAAGGATTGGCCCCGAAAATCGCCATGGCCAAGAGCCTTATGGCACATATGGATCAGGGGCAACCGGCCAGCACTTTTGCGGAAGAAAGCACGGTTCTCGATGAGTTGTTGACGGAATTGCGGTTGATAACGGCCAAGAATGTCATTTACTGCGCCAATGTGGATGAAGAAGGATTGGTTGCGGATAACGCGTATATCCAGTCAGTCCAGGCTTTGGCTAAAGAACGTGGTGCTGAGTTCGTCAAGATTTCAGCACGGATGGAAGAGGAACTGGTGGGCCTTGAAGACGAGGAATATCAGGAATTTCTTGAATCCTACGGGATCAAGGAGTCCGGACTGCACCAGATCATTCGGACAGGATTTCATTCCCTCGGTCTGATTAGTTATTTTACGGCAGGTGTTCAGGAAGTCCGAGCTTGGACCATTCATGACGGGGATAAGGCTCCTCAGGCCGCTGGTGTCATTCACACGGATTTTGAACGCGGATTCATTCGGGCCGAGATCATCAGTTATGACCACTATGTAAAATTTGGTTCTGAATCAAAATGTCGGAGTGAAGGCGTGCTGCGGGTTGAAGGCAAGGATTACGTAATGAAGGATGGCGACGTCACACACTTCCTGTTTAACGTTTAATTTTGCAGAGTCTTTTGACGGTTTTTTTTAAGGCCCCTCCGTTTTCGGAGGGGCCTTTTTGGGTGCAATTTTTTTATTTTTTTATAGCATAGTATATTGTTTTTGTGTATGAGCTGTTGAATTTATTGAGACCAAATATAGGACTTTTTGGCTGCGTGCCGGAGGCCATCTTTTTCGAGAACACAGGGGATTTCACCATAAAAAATGACTGAATGCTGTCAAAGGATTTTCAAATGATGAACTGTTTTCTCTATACCTGTTTTGCTTTTTTTTTAATGATTGGGACAGCTTGTGCGGAAAGATTGCTTGCCATTGGGGTGGAGGATAGAGATTGGCCGGGGCATTATCAATGGATTGACGGGACTCTCGTGGGGATTGATGCAGATATTTTTCGGACTGTTGCAAGTGAGGCTGGTTATGAAATCGAGTTTGTACCTCTGCCGTGGAAACGAGTAACCATGATGGTTGAAGATCAACAGTTGGATGGGGTCTTCGATCTTGTTCTAACTCCACAGCGGGAGTCCCATATGCATTTTGTGCGAACTCCATTGAGTCAGGATACTGTTGTGTTTTGGGTGAAACAAGAAAGTGATTTTTCATATAAAGGGCACTGGGACAAGTCCTTGCGGCTTGGTTTGATGCACGCTGATGATTGGAGTACTTGTTTTGCCAATAATGGAGTGCCGACAGTTGTCCGGTTTAAAACGTTCGAAGCGGCGTTGCAAAGTCTTTTGATGGGTAGAATTGACGCTTTCGGAAATTCTTTCGAAGCAACATTTGAACATGTCAAAGAGTTGGGATTTGAAGAAAAGGTTGTCCCTTCTCATCCCGTTTTGCCGAAATATTTTTATATCGCTTTGAGTCGGAAACCTGGGCATAAGGATTTGGCTGACAGATTTTCTGTAGCTTTGAAAATGTTTTTTGAGAGTCCGGCGTATGAAGAAATTTTGAAGTCGTATAATATCCCTTCCTGGGAGAGAGTTCGTCCTTCAGCTTCTCAAAGTTGTCTTCGCTGAATTTTCAGATAAAAAAAGCCCGCATCGTTTGTATGATGCGGGCTTTTTCGTGTGATTGCTTCTAGTCGTCAAAGTCGCCTTCAGGCCCTTTGTCCGTATCCATGGCAGCTGCCATGGCCTTGATTTTGTCTTCGGTCCATTCTGCGGGATCTTCGAATTGTTCGGCCTTGGGACCAAGGTCATACGAACCGGCTTCGAGGATCAGGTCGTAGGCGATGGGCGCGGTGTCTTGTGCGTTGAAGACATTGACGAGCAGGTCGTAAACAAACGTCTCTACATTGTCTGCCATGCGTTGACGGATTGATTGGGCCTGGCCCTGCCAACGGCGTTCAAAGACCAGGTTGAGCTTCTTGTAATTGCCGCCGGAAATGCCGTTTTCGTCAGCATACGCGACCATTTCTTCCCACAGAGCATCGTCCACGCCGGTGTCCGGCACTTTGGCAAAGTGGTCTCCGTCCATGATGGCGTTGCCGAAGTCATTGACTTTGACACCCCAGCCGACCATTTGCAGGGCGGTGGCCACATTGGCTTTGGTCGTGGCGGTCTTGGCTGCAATGGCGCGAAGTCGATCAGAATCGTTGCCGGATGTGCCGTGCTGTGCGCCGGAGGTACCGTAGGGCTTGAGGGCTTCGTGAATCTCAGCAGTCAGGTCAACCTGAATGCCTTCACCGGAAGCCTCGATGCCGTGTGTGGTGCCGTTGTTAAGCGCGATCCAGTCCGGGCACAGGTTGTGAGCGTTGAGACCCTGACAGAGGAATTTTGCCTCTACCGGGCTGGACAGGCCGAATTCACCCTTGATTTCACCGATTTCTGTTTCATATCCAGCCCAGTTCGGAATGGCAGATGCCACGGCGAGGTTGGCCAGCAGGTTGAGATCGTCGGTCATGTGCGAGGCGTCAATGGCGATGGACGTGACACCAGTGTCGAACAGAGAGGGAATCTCTGCCTTGGCTTCGGCCACACCGTCCCATGACTTGATGAAATAATGGTCTGCATGAACAGCGACCGGCACGGTGATGCCGAGCTTGTTGCAGAGATAATCGACCCGGCGCGCAATGTTCCACACGGTGGTGGGGCAGTACGTCGATTCCGAGCGCGCGATTTCGATGATGATGGCCGCGTTGGCTCGTTGGGCTGCCTTGAGCGCACCCTCGATGATGAAGATGTTGCGGCCGTTGGCCGCGATGGTCATGGCACCGCCTTTGGCGGTCATGGCCCGGTCAATCACCTTACCGCTGACGAGCAGCGCCTGTGAGCCGGGAAAATTTTGAACGACGTTCGGCGGACGACCGACGGCGAGTGCTTTTTTGAAAGTATCCTGGGACATGCCCTTCCTCCTTGGAGCGTTTGTGTACAACAGCCAGTTAAAACCAAACGAATCATAAAGTCAAAATGAAACGGCAGGTCGTCGAGAGGAGCGCACACACCGAAGCCCTGGAATGCGATGACACCCCAGGGCACTCGGAGATGTGCATGGCGGGTGCTACATGGTCGCTTCCCGACCGCGCATACGGTTGCTCGTTCGGGGCTTTTCCTTGACCACGCCTTCCAAAGGCATGAGCGTATACCCCATTTCCCGAGCCATGAATTCGAGGATGGCGACGTTGTGCGTCGCCTTCACGATCTCGAACATGGTTTCGGCGCCGAGTTTGGCGTGTGTGTCAAACGGGTTCAACTCTCGAAGCAGTGTTGAATAGGGCTTTGAGATGGCCCGAGACACGTCCTTTGCAGGAATGCGTCCTTCAAGAACAACATCCTGCATTTTTTTGGTCAGATTCTTCTCGAACATGCTTAACCCCCCACATGTTGGATTTTTCTGCCTTGTTTTGAATGTTACTTCATTTTGGGGTTTTGTGCTAACGAAAAATAAAAAAAGGGGGAACTTTTTGAAAAATTGGCACGGAAATTGATTTTTTGTGAAGTAACGTCAATATGTTACTCCCTCTCCTTTTTTGCAAAAGAAGAGGGAGCCGTTTGTGACGAGGATGAGAGGCGGATAGTCTTTTATTTTTCACACTTACCAGTGAATTGCATGGCCAGCATGGTGATATCGTCAGACCGCTTTGCTCCGAGGGTGAAGGCCTTGATGGAGTCGTTGACATCCCGCACGAGGTGGGGGGCGAACGGTTCTTTCATGGCCGATAGCAGGTCCATGAGCCGGTCATCGGAGTAGAGTTCTTTTTCAGGGTTCATGGCTTCGGTCACGCCGTCGGTGTACATGAATATGATGTCTCCGGCGTTCATGTGCATGGTCTTCGTGGAGTACTCCATGGTGTCCAGAATACCTGCCACGGGTTCACCCAGTGGCGGAATCCATTCCGGAGTACCGCCGCACGGCATGAAGATCGGGGGATTGTGCCCTGCGTTGGCGTATTCGATGTCGCCGGTCTCGATATTCATCACTGCAAGGAACAGGGTGACGAACATGCAGGACTCATTGTCTGTCGAAAGGTCGGCGTTGACCTTGGTCAGGACGTCACCGGGTGAAATCCCTTTTTCAGAGACGACTTTGAGGAGCGTTTTGGTCACGGCCATGAAAAAGGCCGCTGGAACGCCTTTACCAGAGACATCGCCCACGAGAAAACAGAAATGTTTCTCATCGATAAAGAAGAAATCATAGAGATCGCCTCCGACCTCCTTGGCCGGTTCAATGGAGGCGAATATCTCGAATTCCTTTCGATCAGGAAAGGCCGGGAACAGCTTGGGCAGGATGCCCATTTGGATATCCCTCGCGATGCGGAGTTCCGATTCTATCCGTTCTTTGGCCGCCGTGGTGGTCGTCAAATCCTGAATGAATTTCTTGAGTGAGGTTTTCATGTATTCGAAAGAGTGAGCGAGGTCCCCTACTTCGTCGCGGCTGGTGATTGCCGGAAGCTGACTGTCCAAATCGCCCGAAGCGATATTTCGTGCGGCCCCGGACAGTTGGCGGAGCGGGTGGGTGATGCGTCTGGCAATGCCGATCGTGATACCTGCCAAAATGATGAATCCCGTCAGTCCGATCAAGGCCATGGTTATCGAAAGATTTTTGACATCGGCCAGCATTTCCGCCTTGGGAAAGAGAATGCCCAGCGACCAACCACCATATTCGAGGCCTTTGGAATACAGATAGCTGTCTGTATCACTGAGGGCTGTGCCCACTGCCTTGAACGAGGGTTTTCCAGACATCATGGTCTTGCCCAGGGTGCGCATGGTGTCAGAACCACGTTCTTCGGCCAGTGAGAAAATAGTCTGGTTCATGATGAGCCGTTTGTCCGGATGCGTGATGAATGTCCCATGTCTGGATAGCAGAAACGCGTATCCTGAATCGAAAATATGTATTTTCGCCACTTTTTCCTGAAGTTTTGTCAGGGAAATATCGGCAGTGACAACGCCGGTGAAGGTCGTTTGTCCATTCCTTTTTTGGAAAAAAGGTACCGCATAGGTCGCCATGACCACGCCGCCGCCACCGTCATCAAAATAGGGTTCAGTCCAGATCGGGCGGCCTAATTCCTTGGGAATTTGATACCAGTCCATGAAGAAATATCGATATTTGGCGTTGCCGAGCATGGTGAAACCGATGCGGCCGCCGGATCGGTAATAATAGGGTGAAAAATAGAGGGTATCGGGTTTGATCGAATAGGGTTCAAAAGCAATGGCCATACCGTAGATCTCAGGATTGTTGGCCAGAACTCGGCGGTTCAGCTCCAATATTTCCTCTGAAGACAATGTGGCATCT contains:
- the ychF gene encoding redox-regulated ATPase YchF; its protein translation is MSVSIGIVGLPNVGKSTLFNALTKAQNAESANYAFCTIEPNKAVVPVPDSRLDVLADLVNPERVQSSTVDFVDIAGLVAGASKGEGLGNKFLGNIRETQAILHVVRCFDNDDVIHVANSVDPLRDIEVIETELILADVQVLENRLERMEKQLKGDKGLAPKIAMAKSLMAHMDQGQPASTFAEESTVLDELLTELRLITAKNVIYCANVDEEGLVADNAYIQSVQALAKERGAEFVKISARMEEELVGLEDEEYQEFLESYGIKESGLHQIIRTGFHSLGLISYFTAGVQEVRAWTIHDGDKAPQAAGVIHTDFERGFIRAEIISYDHYVKFGSESKCRSEGVLRVEGKDYVMKDGDVTHFLFNV
- a CDS encoding class II fructose-bisphosphate aldolase, which encodes MSQDTFKKALAVGRPPNVVQNFPGSQALLVSGKVIDRAMTAKGGAMTIAANGRNIFIIEGALKAAQRANAAIIIEIARSESTYCPTTVWNIARRVDYLCNKLGITVPVAVHADHYFIKSWDGVAEAKAEIPSLFDTGVTSIAIDASHMTDDLNLLANLAVASAIPNWAGYETEIGEIKGEFGLSSPVEAKFLCQGLNAHNLCPDWIALNNGTTHGIEASGEGIQVDLTAEIHEALKPYGTSGAQHGTSGNDSDRLRAIAAKTATTKANVATALQMVGWGVKVNDFGNAIMDGDHFAKVPDTGVDDALWEEMVAYADENGISGGNYKKLNLVFERRWQGQAQSIRQRMADNVETFVYDLLVNVFNAQDTAPIAYDLILEAGSYDLGPKAEQFEDPAEWTEDKIKAMAAAMDTDKGPEGDFDD
- a CDS encoding phage regulatory CII family protein, whose product is MFEKNLTKKMQDVVLEGRIPAKDVSRAISKPYSTLLRELNPFDTHAKLGAETMFEIVKATHNVAILEFMAREMGYTLMPLEGVVKEKPRTSNRMRGREATM
- a CDS encoding SpoIIE family protein phosphatase, coding for MKRWPITFKLTFFILSCAFIIVGAIVGYNAYYSSDIILRQTRENSRLLARETAGSIDATLYNVQKVVENIAFSLEDATLSSEEILELNRRVLANNPEIYGMAIAFEPYSIKPDTLYFSPYYYRSGGRIGFTMLGNAKYRYFFMDWYQIPKELGRPIWTEPYFDDGGGGVVMATYAVPFFQKRNGQTTFTGVVTADISLTKLQEKVAKIHIFDSGYAFLLSRHGTFITHPDKRLIMNQTIFSLAEERGSDTMRTLGKTMMSGKPSFKAVGTALSDTDSYLYSKGLEYGGWSLGILFPKAEMLADVKNLSITMALIGLTGFIILAGITIGIARRITHPLRQLSGAARNIASGDLDSQLPAITSRDEVGDLAHSFEYMKTSLKKFIQDLTTTTAAKERIESELRIARDIQMGILPKLFPAFPDRKEFEIFASIEPAKEVGGDLYDFFFIDEKHFCFLVGDVSGKGVPAAFFMAVTKTLLKVVSEKGISPGDVLTKVNADLSTDNESCMFVTLFLAVMNIETGDIEYANAGHNPPIFMPCGGTPEWIPPLGEPVAGILDTMEYSTKTMHMNAGDIIFMYTDGVTEAMNPEKELYSDDRLMDLLSAMKEPFAPHLVRDVNDSIKAFTLGAKRSDDITMLAMQFTGKCEK
- a CDS encoding trehalose 6-phosphate synthase is translated as MPDITPVSLETLKDFYDLMASTRAVRFKAVAQILDGDTVDRETVFLLARALESLEGVPETDGKKVLSLDGSRTIALDMDYEMNELRKDIFYLEEGETTFLELLDDYHPGFEAAVRAGHDLLDGVKFNSFITDRDGTINNYCARYLTSIQSIYNAVFLTRFAQGAVRKPVILTSAPLDGLMTISVNPENEMYYAASKGRECLDLEKRIRRLPISAEKQAAMDRLNARLTALTSRPEYEKFTFIGSGLQFKFGQSTIARQDIGRSIDPDESTALLATLETLVTELDPDARHFRIEDTGLDVEIILTVATSDSGLKDFDKGDGVRFLNTELDLDMARGPHLICGDTGSDVPMLEVALELTPDVRAIYVTRDDGLAKRVTDLTDHALIVPEPDMLVTILGTLNTTMR
- a CDS encoding beta-phosphoglucomutase family hydrolase, whose product is MSAITLKGVVFDLDGVITRTARVHGEAWETAFNEFLKHHAEETNIPFEPFDRTGDYHNYVDGKPRFEGVMSFLKSRNIRIAPGDPEDPPSLDSVCGIGNRKNELFQSILQEEGPEVFQSSVDLIGELKQQGIRVGLATSSRNGQLVLELAGLEGVFETIVDGIVSAEMELKGKPEPDIFVTAAKNMGLHPGECVVVEDAISGVQAGCAGNFGMTLGVARNVQGEMLKRFGADWVVSDLGEITVDDLMEWFESGMATDEWYLSYNGFDPGDEKLRETLTTVGNGYLGTRGAYECECSSYYFYPGTYISGVFNKTPSEVQGREIWNNDFVNCPNWLPVSFKIGAGEFVSPLSMEMLSYSHRLNMREGVMERHLVVKDQVGRISRISSRRVASMADPHLLALKFDFTPLNYSAKATVRCSLNGNVKNDGVARYSSLNTLHLNRVAGGKAGDGIFLHTETSHSRYQIVMAAKSKVMEDGKLLDVRKDILQDRSKISEEMQIYVHENHRYSLEKFVYVRTSLDREPGNLKEMCLDGLKSVKTFKGVFGPHAKSWKALWQKADIRVTGDRFVQRVLRLHLYHLLVTASPHNVNRDAGMPARGLHGEAYRGHIFWDEVYIQPFYDTNFPEISKALLMYRYNRLDAAREYARENGYIGAMYPWQTADDGSEETQEVHYNPESKKWGPDLSRRQRHVSIAVFVNAWRYVYCTGDRRFLAEYGAEMMLDIARFWGGIASYEESTGKYHIDGIMGPDEFHEALPGNDSPGVRDNAYTNIMVVWLLEKSLEILETLPQKTRDTLVGKIGLTPEEIDKWRAMTTQLNVILTEDGIISQFDGYMDLDELDWDSYRKRFYSIHRMDRILKAEGDNPDHYKVAKQADTLMTWYLLEPEEVVRILQQLGHSVDDPMKLLKDNYDFYEQRTSHGSTLSKVVHAVISRYIYSSEISWDWFMEAMESDIRDTQGGTTIEGVHTGVMAGTLEVLKQDFAGLNMSSSPMRVDPDLPPHWGEMRFSFIWRSIWFDLVIEPDRVNMTAYHKGDKVVPVEIFGKLYKLKPGMTVEARRSGESR
- a CDS encoding transporter substrate-binding domain-containing protein, whose protein sequence is MMNCFLYTCFAFFLMIGTACAERLLAIGVEDRDWPGHYQWIDGTLVGIDADIFRTVASEAGYEIEFVPLPWKRVTMMVEDQQLDGVFDLVLTPQRESHMHFVRTPLSQDTVVFWVKQESDFSYKGHWDKSLRLGLMHADDWSTCFANNGVPTVVRFKTFEAALQSLLMGRIDAFGNSFEATFEHVKELGFEEKVVPSHPVLPKYFYIALSRKPGHKDLADRFSVALKMFFESPAYEEILKSYNIPSWERVRPSASQSCLR